TCCGCTACACCTCACAGGTGGTGTGCGCCCTCGCCGCCGGCCTCGCCGCCGTCGCCCTGCTCGTCCTGGGCCTGGCCCTGCACCCGCCGGCCGACCTCGTCGCGGAGCTCCTGCTCCACGGCGACCGCGGCGGCCTGGACCTCCGTGCGATCTGGCTCTCGGCCGCCGTCGCCGCCGGCGCGGTCCTCCTCACCGGTATTGCGCTTGTCATCCCGCGCAAGGGTCTGTCACCCTTCTGGGGACGGATGCTCGACCTCACCGAGGCCGCGGTGCTGCTCAGCCTGGTCCCGCTGACCCTGGCCGTGCTCGACGTCTACTCCCGGGCCCGCGCTCTCACCAGCTGAGACTGCCGGGACCCGGCAGCCTGGTACGCTGTATGACGGCCGTTTGTGTACGCGCTCCCGGAGGTCCTCTGGAGGCTGCGCTCAGCGGACCCCGCCTCCCGAGTAACGGAAGATCCCCAGAGAATTCGACCTGGGGCACTCGGTGGCAACGAAGACCTATCACGAGGAGTACGCGTGCCGCTCGACGCCGCAACGAAGAAGCAGCTCATCGAAGAATTTGGTGCCAAGGAGGGCGACACCGGCTCCCCCGAGGTTCAGGTCGCGATGCTCTCCCGCCGCATCTCGGACCTGACCGAGCACCTCAAGACCCACAAGCACGACCACCACTCCCGTCGTGGTCTGCTGATCCTGGTCGGCCAGCGTCGCCGCCTGCTGCAGTACCTGGCCAAGAAGGACATCCAGCGCTTCCGTACGCTGGTCGAGCGCCTCGGCATCCGCCGCGGTGCGGCCGGCGCCAAGTAAAGACGCTGTGAAGGGAGCGGTTCCCACACTGAGGGGGCCGCTCCCTTTGCTGTACGTGCGCGACGCGCCACACGCTTTGTAGTCTGGAAGCACACGCGCACAACCGAAGAGGAGGAGCGCCCTCCCTACGCCGCCGGTCCTCGGTAGTGGCATCCGGAAAGCCCAGCGAGGGCAACGAACCGGGTGCTTCGATCGAAGACCGGCCCGCACGCCAGGAGCGCTTCTCCAACACCGTTCGTCACCACACGGGTGGCGGACGGAGACGACGAAAATGGAGATATCGCTAGTGGAGAACGAGACCCACTACGCCGAGGCCGTCATTGACAACGGTTCCTTCGGCACCCGCACCATCCGCTTCGAGACGGGCCGTCTGGCCCGCCAGGCCGCCGGCTCCGCCGTTGCCTACCTGGACGACGACACGATGGTGCTGTCCGCCACCACCGCGTCGAAGAAGCCCAAGGACCAGCTCGACTTCTTCCCCCTCACGGTGGACGTCGAGGAGCGGCAGTACGCGGCCGGCAAGATCCCCGGCTCGTTCTTCCGTCGCGAGGGCCGGCCCTCCGAGGACGCGATCCTCACCTGCCGCCTGATCGACCGCCCGCTGCGCCCGTCCTTCAAGAAGGGCCTGCGCAACGAGATCCAGGTCGTCGCGACGATCATGGCGCTCAACCCCGACCACCTGTACGACGTCGTGGCGATCAACGCCGCCTCCGCGTCCACCCAGCTGGCCGGCCTGCCCTTCTCCGGCCCGATCGGCGGCGTCCGCGTCGCGCTGATCCGCGGCCAGTGGGTCGCCTTCCCGACGCACACCGAGCTCGAGGACGCCGTCTTCGACATGGTCGTCGCGGGTCGCGTCCTGGAGGACGGCGACGTCGCGATCATGATGGTCGAGGCCGAGGCCACCGAGAAGACCATCGCCCTGGTCCAGGGCGGCGCCGAGGCGCCGACCGAGGAGGTCGTGGCCGCCGGCCTCGACGCCTCGAAGCCCTTCATCAAGGTCCTCTGCAAGGCCCAGGCCGACCTGGCCGCCAAGGCCGCCAAGCCCGAGGGCGAGTTCCCGGTCTTCCTGGACTACCAGGACGACGTGTACGAGGCCCTCTCGGCCGCCGTCAAGGGCGAGCTCTCCCAGGCGCTGACCATCGCGGGCAAGCAGGACCGCGAGGCCGAGCTGGACCGCGTCAAGGAGATCGCCGCCGAGAAGCTCCTCCCGGCCTTCGAGGGCCGCGAGAAGGAGATCTCCGCCGCCTACCGCAGCCTGACCAAGGCCCTGGTGCGCGAGCGCGTCATCAAGGACAAGGTCCGCATCGACGGCCGCGGGATCACGGACATCCGTACCCTCGCCGCCGAGGTCGAGGCCATCCCGCGCGTGCACGGCTCGGCGCTGTTCGAGCGTGGCGAGACCCAGATCCTGGGCGTCACCACCCTCAACATGCTCCGTATGGAGCAGCAGCTGGACACCCTCTCCCCGGTGACCCGCAAGCGCTACATGCACAACTACAACTTCCCGCCGTACTCCGTCGGCGAGACCGGCCGCGTCGGTTCGCCGAAGCGCCGCGAGATCGGCCACGGCGCGCTCGCCGAGCGCGCGATCGTGCCGGTCCTCCCGACCCGCGAGGAGTTCCCCTACGCGATCCGTCAGGTGTCCGAGGCCCTCGGCTCCAACGGCTCGACGTCCATGGGCTCGGTCTGCGCCTCCACCATGTCGCTGCTGAACGCCGGTGTGCCCCTCAAGGCCCCCGTCGCCGGCATCGCCATGGGTCTGATCTCCCAGGAGATCGACGGCAAGACCCACTACGTCGCCCTCACCGACATCCTCGGTGCGGAGGACGCCTTCGGCGACATGGACTTCAAGGTCGCCGGCACCAAGGAGTTCGTCACCGCGCTCCAGCTGGACACCAAGCTCGACGGCATCCCGGCCTCGGTTCTGGCCGCCGCCCTCAAGCAGGCCCGCGACGCCCGCCTCCACATCCTCGACGTGATGATGGAAGCGATCGACACGCCGGACGAGATGTCCCCCAACGCCCCCCGGATCATCACCGTCAAGATCCCGGTGGACAAGATCGGTGAGGTCATCGGCCCCAAGGGCAAGATGATCAACCAGATCCAGGAGGACACCGGCGCCGAGATCACGATCGAGGACGACGGCACCATCTACATCGGTGCCGCCGACGGCCCGGCCGCCGAGGCCGCCCGCGCCACGATCAACCAGATCGCCAACCCGACCATGCCGGAGGTCGGCGAGCGCTACCTGGGTACGGTCGTCAAGACCACCACCTTCGGTGCCTTCGTCTCCCTCATGCCCGGCAAGGACGGCCTGCTGCACATCTCGCAGATCCGCAAGCTCGCCGGTGGCAAGCGCGTGGAGAACGTCGAGGACGTGCTCGCGGTCGGCACCAAGGTCCAGGTCGAGATCGCCGAGATCGACTCCCGCGGCAAGCTCTCCCTCGTCCCCGTGGTCGAGGGCGAAGCGGCCGACGCCGACGCTGACAAGGACGACTCCGACAAGTGACGTCGCGTAGTTCCCGTGTGACGGCCCGCCCCTCTTCGGAGGGGCGGGCCGTCGCCCGTACCCAAACCCTGCTCAAGGGGCAGCACGGCATCGGCACCGTCCGGCGCACGGTCCTGCCCGGCGGACTGCGCATCGTCACCGAGACGCTGCCCTCCGTCCGCTCCGCCACCTTCGGCATCTGGGCGAACGTGGGCTCCCGGGACGAGACGCCCACGCTCAACGGCGCCACGCACTACCTGGAGCACCTCCTCTTCAAGGGCACCGACAAGCGCAGTGCCCTCGACATCTCCTCCGCGATCGACGCGGTCGGCGGGGAGATGAACGCCTTCACGGCGAAGGAGTACACCTGCTACTACGCACGGGTGCTCGACACCGACCTGCCGCTGGCCATCGACGTGGTCTGCGACATGCTGACCGGCTCGCTGATCCGCGAGGAGGACGTCGACGCCGAGCGCGGCGTCATCCTCGAAGAGATCGCGATGACGGAGGACGACCCGGGCGACTGCGTGCACGACCTGTTCGCGCAGACCATGTTCGGCGACAGCCCGCTGGGCCGTCCCGTCCTCGGCACCGTGGAGACGATCAACGCGCTCGGCGCCGACCGGATCCGCCGCTTCTACAAGAAGCACTACGACCCGACCCACCTGGTCGTGGCCGCGGCGGGCAACGTCGACCACAACAAGGTCGTACGTCAGGTCCGCGCCGCCTTCGAGAAGGCGGGCGCCCTGGGTCGCACCGACGCCGAGCCGATCGGCCCGCGCGGCGGCACCAAGCGGATCCGCACCGCCGGCCGCGTCGAACTGGTCAACCGCAAGACCGAGCAGGCCCACGTGGTCCTCGGCATGCCCGGCCTCGCCCGCACCGACGAGCGCCGCTGGGCCCTGGGCGTGCTGAACACGGCCCTCGGCGGCGGCATGTCCTCCCGGCTGTTCCAGGAGGTCCGGGAGAAGCGCGGCCTCGCCTACAGCGTGTACTCGTACACCTCGGGCTTCGCCGACACCGGCCTGTTCGGCGTGTACGCCGGCTGCCGGCCCAGCCAGGTCCACGACGTGCTGCGGATCTGCCGGGACGAGCTGGACAAGGTCGCCTCGGACGGGCTCACGGACGAGGAGATCAGGCGGGCCGTCGGCCAACTGTCCGGCTCCACGGTCCTCGGCCTGGAGGACACCGGTGCCATCATGAACCGGATCGGCAAGAGCGAGCTGTGCTGGGGCGACCAGATGTCGGTCGACGACATGCTGGCCCGGATCGCGGCCGTGACCCCGGACGACGTCCGGGCCGTCGCGCAGGACGTGCTGGCCCACAAGCCGTCCCTCGCCGTGATCGGACCGCTGAAGGAGAAGCAGGCCGCCCGCCTCGACGAAGCGGTGGCCTGAGATCCTGGGGTTTCCGGGTGCCGGTCCGCCCCGGCCGGCCGGCACCCGGCCCTGTGACATGGAAGCGAAGGAAGCACGAGCATGAGCAGCAAGCTGCGGGTCGCGGTTCTCGGCGCCCAGGGGCGCATCGGCGCCGAGGCGGTCAAGGCCGTCGAGGCCGCCGAGGACATGGAACTGGTCGCCGCGCTCACCCGCGGGGACAAGCTGGAGACACTGACCGACGCCGGCGCCCAGGTCGTCGTCGAGCTGACCACCCCCGCCGCCGTCATGGACAACCTCGACTTCTGCGTCCGCCGCGGCATCCACGCCGTCGTCGGCACCACCGGCTGGACCGAGGAGCGCCTGGCCGAGCTGAACACCTGGCTCGCCGGCTCCCCGGAGACCGGGGTGCTCATCGCCCCCAACTTCTCCATCGGCGCCGTCCTCACCATGAAGTTCGCCGCCCAGGCCGCCCGCTACTTCGAGTCCGTCGAGGTCGTCGAGCTGCACCACCCCAACAAGGTGGACGCCCCCTCGGGCACGGCGACCCGCACCGCGCAGCTCATCGCGGCCGCCCGCGCCGAAGCCGGTCTGGGCGCCCAGCCCGACGCCACCGCCACCGCCCTCGACGGAGCCCGCGGCGCCGACGTGGACGGCGTGCCCGTGCACGCCATCCGACTGCGCGGCCTGCTGGCCCACCAGGAGGTGCTCCTCGGCGGCGAGGGGGAGACCCTCACCATCCGTCACGATTCCCTGCACCACAGCAGCTTCATGCCGGGCATCCTGCTCGGCGCGCGCCGCGTGACGCAGACCCCGGGCCTCACCTTCGGCCTGGAACACTTCCTCGACCTCGGCTGATGAGCAGGCAGTAGTACCCATGCGCGCGAAGATCACCTACTTCCTCACGGCCGCCGTCCTGGTCGTCTACTTCGTCCTGGTCGGCAGCCGGGGCCTGATGCTGATTCAGCACGGCACCTGGCTCACCGTCACCATGGGCCTTTCCGTGCTGATCCTGCCGGTCATCGGCATCTGGTTCCTCTGGAAGAACACGCGGTTCGTCACCAAGGCCAACCAGCTCGCCGCCGAGCTGGAGGCCGAGGGCGCCCTGCCGGCGGACGAGCTGGAGCGGGACCAGTACGGGCGGATCCTTCGGGACTCCGCCGACGAGGTCTTCGCGCGCCGCAAGGTCGAGACCGAGGACGCGCCGGGCGACTGGCGCAGCTGGTTCCGGCTCGCCGTGGCCTACCACGACGCCCGCGACACCCCGCGGGCCCGCAGGGCCATGCAGCGAGCCATCGCCCTGCACGACGGAAAGCCCGTACAGGTCTGATCCCCGTACGGGCTCCACGTGCGCCGGCGACGACTCAGGCGGGAACGGGCCGGTACTCGTCGGCCCACGCCTCCACCATCCCGGCGGCCCGGTCGAAAGCCTCGGACCGGGCCAGGAAATCGGCGTTGTGGTCGGTCAGGAGCACCGGCAGTTCGCCGCCGTCGCGCGCCGCCGCGGTCAGGGCCTGACCCTGCACGGTCCTCGGCAGTCCGAGCCAACGCACCGGCTGCTGCACGGTACGAATGCTGTCGATCTTGCTCCAGGCGACCGAGCGCGTTCCGAAGAACCCCACCCGACGCAGTCCCGTACGACTCACCCAGACACCCATGCGCAGCAGGCGCAGGGTCGCCCCGACCACGGCGAGCGCGGCCGCCAGGGAGAGCAGAGCCCCGCCCCAGGTGCCCGCGAAGGCGACGATCATCGTGGCCAGGAGCATGAAGGCGGAGAGCAGCAGCAGCAGCGCCGCGACGGCGACCCGCCAGGGGCCGGGACGGTAGGGCCGACGCCAACGGTCGGGATCGTCGTGGGGCAGTGTCTCTTCTTCGTGCGCGTCGAAGACGCCGTCGGCCGTCAAGAAGGGCAGGGGCACGGCTGGACCTCACTCACATGCACGTTCGGTTGGGCTGTGCCCGTGAGGCTACCGCCCCTCGGACGCCTCCGACTGCTGTGACTTCTGGGGCGCCTTGTGCGGCTGCAGTGCCGGCATGCCGAAGAGCAGCGAGCCGACGAGCCCCGCCACCACGGTCAGTCCGACCAGCGTACGGGCGGCGATCTGGGTCTTGGCCAGACTCTCTCGCGGCGGTGGAGTGACGTTACTGCGGAATCGGTCGGCCTCGGCGACGAAGGCGAAGGGGACGGGTTCGCGCCGGCGAAACATGGGAGGCACTCTCCTCACGGTCAGGGCCCGCGGGCCACGTGGTGCGTTCTCCAGGTAAGACGTCCGAAGTCCCCGATCCGTGCCGCGAATCGGAACATTCGCCGAATCACATGGCGCGGCGTCAGCTGTACGGGTGACCCCGCCACCGCGCCGGCCTGGGAATCGAGCCGTTCCCCGCGCCGTAGAGTGGGCGCGCCCCAGGTAATACCGTTCGGAAGGACCCCCGGTGAGCGAGAACGCCGCTTCAGACCTGAAACCCAGCTTCCGCAGTGACGTGACGGTGGAGCTGGTGAAGCACTCCGCCGCCGACTCCGACGTGCTGTGGGCCGCCCGTGTCTCCACGGCCGGCGAGCAGTCCCTGGAGGAGCTCCAGAAGGACCCCGAGCGCTCCAAGGGCCTCATCAACTATCTGATGCGCGACCGCCACGGCAGCCCCTTCGAGCACAACTCGATGACCTTCTTCATCAGCGCCCCGATCTTCGTGTTCCGCGAGTTCATGCGGCACCGCGTCGGCTGGTCCTACAACGAGGAATCGGGCCGCTACAGGGAGCTGGAGCCGGTCTTCTACGTCCCGGACGCGGATCGCAAGCTGATCCAGGAGGGCCGCCCGGGCAAGTACGTCTTCGTCGAGGGAACCGCCGCGCAGCAGGAGCTGACCGGCCGCGTCATGGAGGACTCGTACGTCCAGGCCTACCAGGCCTACCAGGAGATGCTGGCGGCGGGCGTGGCACGGGAGGTTGCCCGTTCGGTCCTGCCGGTCGGACTTTTCTCCTCGATGTACGCCACCTGCAACGCGCGCTCGCTGATGCACTTCCTCGGCCTGCGCACCCAGCACGAGCTGGCGACCACCCCGTCCTTCCCGCAGCGGGAGATCGAGATGGTCGGCGAGAAGATGGAGCGGCACTGGGCCGGTCTGATGCCGCTCACGTACGCCGCGTACAACGCGAACGGTCGCGTTGCCCCGTAAGGCCGGAGCGATGCCCGCGCACAGATGTGCGGCCCAAGTCCCAAGTGTCCGTATTGCGGCGTTTCGTAAAGTTCATCTAGGCTGATCAAACGGACCCGGCACTGCTTGAACCCCCGAGCAGGCAGTGCCGGGCTCCAACACTCGGTTCACGTCCCCCGAGGGGACACCGCGAGCATGGCAGCGAGTAGCGTGTTACCCATGGCTCCGATCTCGACTCCGCAGACCCCCTTCGGGCGGGTCCTCACCGCCATGATCACGCCGTTCACGGCTGATGGCGCACTCGACCTCGACGGCGCGCAGCGGCTCGCCGTCCACCTGGTGGACGCAGGCAACGACGGCCTGATCATCAACGGCACCACCGGTGAGTCGCCGACCACCACCGACGCGGAGAAAAACGACCTCGTACGAGCCGTACTCGAAGCCGTCGGCGACCGCGCCCACGTGGTGGCGGGCATCGGCACCAACGACACCCGGCACACCCTCGAACTCGCCCGCCAGGCCGAGCGCACCGGCGCCCACGGCCTGCTCGCGGTGACGCCGTACTACAGCAAGCCGCCGCAGGAAGGCCTATACCGGCACTTCACGGCCATCGCGGACGCCACCGAGCTGCCCGTCATGCTCTACGACATCCCCGGCCGCAGCGGTGTCCCGATCAACACCGAAACCCTCGTCCGACTGGCCGAGCACCCCCGTATCGTTGCCAACAAGGACGCCAAGGGTGACCTGGGCCGCGCCAGCTGGGCCATCGCCCAGAGCGGCCTGGCCTGGTACTCCGGCGACGACATGCTGAACCTGCCCCTCCTTTCGGTCGGCGCGGTCGGATTCGTCTCCGTGGTCAGCCACGTGGTCACCCCCGAACTCCGCGCGATGCTCGACGCCCACCTGGGCGGCGACGTCCAGAAGGCCACCGAGATCCACCAGAAGCTGCTCCCCGTCTTCACCGGCATGTTCCGCACGCAGGGCGTCATCACCACCAAGGGCGCCCTCGGCCTGCAGGGACTCCCCGCCGGCCCGTTGCGGCTCCCGCTCGTCGAGCTGACCGCCGAAGAGACGGCGCAGCTCAAGATCGATCTTGCCGCCGGCGGGGTACAGCTCTGACAACAGACTTCACAACTGAACAAGCACAATCCGAAACCGCATAAGCAAGTGCACGAATGACATGCGCGCCACGTGCCTACGAGGTACGTGGCGCGTGTGGTGAGGAGACACTTTTGAGCCATCCGCATCCTGAACTGGGCCCGCCGCCGAAGCTCCCCAAGGGCGGCCTCCGGGTCACCCCCCTGGGTGGCCTCGGTGAGATCGGCCGCAACATGACCGTCTTCGAGTTCGACGGTCGCCTGCTGATCGTCGACTGCGGCGTCCTCTTCCCCGAAGAGGAGCAGCCGGGCATCGACCTGATCCTGCCGGACTTCTCGTCCATCCGGGATCGCCTCGACGACATCGAGGGCATCGTGCTCACGCACGGTCACGAGGACCACATCGGCGCCGTCCCCTACCTCCTCCGGGAGAAGCCGGACATCCCGCTGATCGGTTCCAAGCTGACGCTCGCCCTGATCGAGGCGAAGCTCCAGGAGCACCGCATCCGCCCCTACACCCTTGAGGTGAAGGAAGGCGAGCGCGAGAACCTGGGCCCCTTCGACTGCGAGTTCATCGCGGTCAACCACTCCATTCCGGACGCGCTGGCCGTGGCCATCCGCACCGGCGCCGGCATGGTGGTCTGCACCGGCGACTTCAAGATGGACCAGCTCCCGCTGGACAAGCGCCTCACCGACCTGCACGCCTTCGCGCGTCTGAGCGAGGAGGGCATCGACCTCCTCCTCTCGGACTCGACGAACGCCGAGGTCCCGGGCTTCGTCCCGCCCGAGCGCGAGATCTCCAACGTCCTGCGCACGGTCTTCGCGAACGCCCACAACCGGATCATCGTGGCCAGCTTCGCCAGCCACGTGCACCGCATCCAGCAGATCCTCGACGCGGCCCACGAGTACGGCCGTCGTGTCGCCTTCGTCGGTCGTTCGATGGTCCGCAACATGGGCATCGCCCGTGACCTGGGCTACCTGAAGGTCCCGCCGGGCCTGGTCGTGGACGTGAAGACCCTCGACGACCTGCCGGCCCACGAGGTCGTCCTCGTCTGCACGGGTTCCCAGGGCGAGCCCATGGCGGCCCTGTCCCGGATGGCGAACCGCGATCACCAGATCCGGATCGTCCCCGGCGACACGGTGATCCTGGCGTCGTCCCTCATCCCGGGCAACGAGAACGCGGTCTACCGCGTGATCAACGGCCTGACCCGGTGGGGCGCCAACGTCGTGCACAAGGGCAACGCCAAGGTGCACGTCTCCGGTCACGCCTCCGCGGGCGAGCTGTTGTACTTCTACAACATCTGCAAGCCGCGGAACCTGATGCCGGTCCACGGCGAGTGGCGCCACCTGCGCGCCAACGCCGAGCTCGGCGCGATGACGGGTGTCCCCAAGGACCGGATCGTCATCGCCGAGGACGGCGTGGTCGTCGACCTGATCGACGGCAAGGCCCGCATCTCGGGCAAGGTCCAGGCCGGCTACGTGTACGTGGACGGCCTTTCGGTCGGCGACGTCACCGAGGCCTCGCTCAAGGACCGTCGCATCCTCGGCGACGAGGGCATCATCTCGGTCTACGTGGTGGTCGACAGCACCACGGGCAAGGTCGTGAGCGGCCCGAACATCCAGGCCCGCGGCTCCGGCATCGAGGACTCGGCCTTCGCCGCGGTCCTGCCGAAGATCGAGGAGGCCATCGCGCGCGCCGGCGCCGACGGCGTGGCCGAGCCGCACCAGATCCAGCAGCTCATCCGCCGCACCATGGGCAAGTGGGTCTCGGACGGCTACCGCCGCCGCCCGATGATCCTTCCGGTCGTCGTCGAGGTCTGAGCCTCGTCGTAGCGCCCGTGTCGGAGCGGGGCAACCGGATTTGCATCCGGGGGCCCCGCTCCAGTACGTTTACGTCTCCACCTCGCACGGCACCCAGGCACACACGTGTGCCCGACCGCCCGTGCGGGCGGGTGGGAATCAAACACTCAGGAACACCTGATAAAGTCTGATCCACCCGAAAGGGAAAGGCCCTCCAACGGCCATCGAATTCAAATCCGAGTCGGAAACGACACGGAAATGGTCTGATAGAGTTGGAATCGCCGGAAAGGGAAACGCGAAAGCGAAGAACTGGAAAGCGAAACCCGCTTCGACCGGGAATCGGACACGAAAGAGTCTGATAGAGTCGGAAACGAAGGAAGCGCCCGGAGGGCCTGGAAACAGGAACGAAGGAAGCGTCCGTTCCTTGAGAACTCAACAGCGTGCCAAAAATCAACGCCAAAAGTTGATACCCCGTCCATTTCGGTGGATGAGGTTCCTTTGAAAAAGACCTGTGAGGTCGCAACTTTCGGGTTGTGGTGCTTGCAGGCGATTACACAGCGAGGATGCAGTGGTCGATCGGTCTTATTCCGACATGATCGGCCCGCTCTAAGTGCGTGTGCACCCGATTACGGGTAAACATTCATGGAGAGTTTGATCCTGGCTCAGGACGAACGCTGGCGGCGTGCTTAACACATGCAAGTCGAACGATGAAGCCCTTCGGGGTGGATTAGTGGCGAACGGGTGAGTAACACGTGGGCAATCTGCCCTTCACTCTGGGACAAGCCCTGGAAACGGGGTCTAATACCGGATAACACTCCTGCCTGCATGGGTGGGGGTTAAAAGCTCCGGCGGTGAAGGATGAGCCCGCGGCCTATCAGCTTGTTGGTGGGGTAATGGCCCACCAAGGCGACGACGGGTAGCCGGCCTGAGAGGGCGACCGGCCACACTGGGACTGAGACACGGCCCAGACTCCTACGGGAGGCAGCAGTGGGGAATATTGCACAATGGGCGAAAGCCTGATGCAGCGACGCCGCGTGAGGGATGACGGCCTTCGGGTTGTAAACCTCTTTCAGCAGGGAAGAAGCGAAAGTGACGGTACCTGCAGAAGAAGCGCCGGCTAACTACGTGCCAGCAGCCGCGGTAATACGTAGGGCGCAAGCGTTGTCCGGAATTATTGGGCGTAAAGAGCTCGTAGGCGGCTTGTCACGTCGGATGTGAAAGCCCGAGGCTTAACCTCGGGTCTGCATTCGATACGGGCTAGCTAGAGTGTGGTAGGGGAGATCGGAATTCCTGGTGTAGCGGTGAAATGCGCAGATATCAGGAGGAACACCGGTGGCGAAGGCGGATCTCTGGGCCATTACTGACGCTGAGGAGCGAAAGCGTGGGGAGCGAACAGGATTAGATACCCTGGTAGTCCACGCCGTAAACGTTGGGAACTAGGTGTTGGCGACATTCCACGTCGTCGGTGCCGCAGCTAACGCATTAAGTTCCCCGCCTGGGGAGTACGGCCGCAAGGCTAAAACTCAAAGGAATTGACGGGGGCCCGCACAAGCAGCGGAGCATGTGGCTTAATTCGACGCAACGCGAAGAACCTTACCAAGGCTTGACATATACCGGAAAGCATTAGAGATAGTGCCCCCCTTGTGGTCGGTATACAGGTGGTGCATGGCTGTCGTCAGCTCGTGTCGTGAGATGTTGGGTTAAGTCCCGCAACGAGCGCAACCCTTGTCCTGTGTTGCCAGCATGCCCTTCGGGGTGATGGGGACTCACAGGAGACCGCCGGGGTCAACTCGGAGGAAGGTGGGGACGACGTCAAGTCATCATGCCCCTTATGTCTTGGGCTGCACACGTGCTACAATGGCCGGTACAATGAGCTGCGATACCGTGAGGTGGAGCGAATCTCAAAAAGCCGGTCTCAGTTCGGATTGGGGTCTGCAACTCGACCCCATGAAGTCGGAGTTGCTAGTAATCGCAGATCAGCATTGCTGCGGTGAATACGTTCCCGGGCCTTGTACACACCGCCCGTCACGTCACGAAAGTCGGTAACACCCGAAGCCGGTGGCCCAACCCGTAAGGGAGGGAGCTGTCGAAGGTGGGACT
This region of Streptomyces sp. NBC_00513 genomic DNA includes:
- a CDS encoding ribonuclease J; the protein is MSHPHPELGPPPKLPKGGLRVTPLGGLGEIGRNMTVFEFDGRLLIVDCGVLFPEEEQPGIDLILPDFSSIRDRLDDIEGIVLTHGHEDHIGAVPYLLREKPDIPLIGSKLTLALIEAKLQEHRIRPYTLEVKEGERENLGPFDCEFIAVNHSIPDALAVAIRTGAGMVVCTGDFKMDQLPLDKRLTDLHAFARLSEEGIDLLLSDSTNAEVPGFVPPEREISNVLRTVFANAHNRIIVASFASHVHRIQQILDAAHEYGRRVAFVGRSMVRNMGIARDLGYLKVPPGLVVDVKTLDDLPAHEVVLVCTGSQGEPMAALSRMANRDHQIRIVPGDTVILASSLIPGNENAVYRVINGLTRWGANVVHKGNAKVHVSGHASAGELLYFYNICKPRNLMPVHGEWRHLRANAELGAMTGVPKDRIVIAEDGVVVDLIDGKARISGKVQAGYVYVDGLSVGDVTEASLKDRRILGDEGIISVYVVVDSTTGKVVSGPNIQARGSGIEDSAFAAVLPKIEEAIARAGADGVAEPHQIQQLIRRTMGKWVSDGYRRRPMILPVVVEV